The following DNA comes from Rhodanobacter sp. AS-Z3.
TGCCAACGCGTGGGAATGCCGTTGAGCCGCAGCAGGGTCATCAGCAGCAAGGTTTGTTGTCCACAATCGGCATGGCCGGCATGCAGTGCGTAGTCGCTGATGTTGCTGATCGTCGAGTACTCGCGTGCGCCAGCCCAGGGAATCTGGTCGACCGCGGCAAACAATTTCTGCGCGATCCGATACGGGTTCTTCTCGTTGCCGACCACCTTGCGCGAGAACGCGCGCATCGCGTCGGTGAAGACGATGTGCGGTGCGCGCTCGGCCACGAACGGAGCAAGCTCCGGCGTGATCCGCGAGCGTGTCACCCGCGCCGGATCAATTGCGTGGGACTGCGCGTACTGGGTCAGTTCCCAGGTCACCGAGAACACGGTTTTCTTCCCGGCTATGGCGGGCTGCTCCAGATACGCGGTGCGCTGCGCTACCGAGGCTGGGGCGATCTGATGTTTCGCCGGCACGCTGGCGACGTAGTGGATGTCTTCCTGCTGGCCGGGTATTTCCTGCGGATAGGGAATCCAGGCGCGAATCACTTCACCGGCCGGCACCGCGTCGGCGTCGACGCTCAGGGTCTGGGTCATGCGCAAGCGGCGCGGCAGCACGCTGCTGTGATGTTCGCTCAGTGCGGTCAGGTAGATCGTGCGCTGATGGTCGTTCAAGGCTTCCATCGGGCCTTCGACCAGTGGCGTCTGCACCGCACGCCGGGCCAGCGCCTCGGCACTGAGCTGGAACAAATTGCCCGGCGAGCGTTTGAAGTACAGCGTCTTGCCGTCGATCAGCTGATGCTCGAACAGGCCGGCCGCGTTCCACTTGGCGAACTCGGCGTCGGTTAGGTCGGGAATTTTCTTGCGTACCAGCGCCTTGACGTCGTCGGCGCTCAACGTGAAGTCGAGCAGGATGCGGCGCATGCGTTCGCGCTGGAACGAAAGGTCGCGCTGCGTGTCCGTCGACAAGCCGGGTTGCGCGAGTGCCGCCGTGATCGCTGCATCGGCGGCCTTGAAATGACCGGCGTCGATCTGGGTGATGATG
Coding sequences within:
- a CDS encoding transglutaminase domain-containing protein; its protein translation is MDMVLPNAKVRQQSRSRYLAFCLLALLMSAPAFAGQDASNTATVPIITQIDAGHFKAADAAITAALAQPGLSTDTQRDLSFQRERMRRILLDFTLSADDVKALVRKKIPDLTDAEFAKWNAAGLFEHQLIDGKTLYFKRSPGNLFQLSAEALARRAVQTPLVEGPMEALNDHQRTIYLTALSEHHSSVLPRRLRMTQTLSVDADAVPAGEVIRAWIPYPQEIPGQQEDIHYVASVPAKHQIAPASVAQRTAYLEQPAIAGKKTVFSVTWELTQYAQSHAIDPARVTRSRITPELAPFVAERAPHIVFTDAMRAFSRKVVGNEKNPYRIAQKLFAAVDQIPWAGAREYSTISNISDYALHAGHADCGQQTLLLMTLLRLNGIPTRWQSGMVFSDDGSHYNNIHDWGFVYLAPYGWVPMDVTTGRLHPLPSDAPALEWFYLGGLDQYRVAFNSDFDQPFQPSKRHFRSDNVDSQRGEAEWNGGNIYFDHLDYDFDWQVLPAVHGRSSN